A portion of the Chelmon rostratus isolate fCheRos1 chromosome 15, fCheRos1.pri, whole genome shotgun sequence genome contains these proteins:
- the manea gene encoding glycoprotein endo-alpha-1,2-mannosidase isoform X1 produces MARFRRKFCITLIALVLLVLIITVILKALTPEDSPFSGQFGMEVVPRTKTEIQRENNKKPDQIKMNDSAQSDKDAELEATLRKFPPPNYYLHAFYYIWFGNPEFDGKYIHWDHVQLPHWDFKVAQGYPQGRHIPPDDIGSNFYPSLGAYSSRDPSVIEAHMQQLRTAAIGVMAVSWYPPDLKDDNGEPLDGIVPLLLEVANKYHIKVAFHIEPYKGRDEVTMFTNVKYIIEKYGEHPAFFKYRTNTGKLLPLFYVYDSYLMNSQQWAKLLKHTESNSIRDTPYDAIFIALLVEERHKRDILTAGFDGVYTYFATNGFSYGSTQRNWDSIKAFCEDNNLIFIPSVGPGYIDTSIRPWNFQNTRNRINGKYYETSLSAALQARPDFISITSFNEWHEGTQIETAIPKTSQTVYLDYLPNKPSIYLEITRKWAAIFGGERRKWQE; encoded by the exons ATGGCAAGGTTTAGGCGCAAATTTTGCATCACATTAATTGCTTTGGTGTTGCTTGTGCTCATAATAACAGTGATCTTGAAGGCGCTCACGCCAGAGGACTCTCCTTTCAGCGGCCAGTTTGGTATGGAGGTGGTCCCGCGCACAAAGACTGAGATCCAgagggaaaacaacaaaaagcctGACCAGATCAAAATGAATGACTCTGCTCAGTCGGACAAAGATGCAGAACTGGAAGCTACTCTGAGGAAGTTTCCTCCCCCAAACTACTACCTCCACGCCTTCTACTACATATGGTTTGGGAACCCCGAGTTTGACGGCAAGTATATCCACTGGGACCACGTGCAGCTGCCACACTGGGACTTTAAGGTGGCACAGGGGTATCCGCAAGGGAGACACATCCCACCTGATGACATCGGGTCCAACTTCTACCCCTCTCTGGGGGCTTACAGTTCCAGGGATCCCTCTGTTATAGAGGCTCATATGCAGCAGCTGCGCACAGCAGCCATTG GAGTCATGGCGGTTTCCTGGTATCCTCCTGATTTGAAGGATGATAATGGTGAGCCATTGGATGGCATTGTGCCTTTGTTGCTGGAAGTGGCCAATAAGTACCATATTAAG GTAGCGTTTCACATTGAACCATACAAAGGAAGAGATGAAGTCACCATGTTCACTAATGTCAAATACATTATTGAGAA ATACGGAGAGCACCCTGCTTTCTTCAAGTACCGGACAAACACTGGCAAGCTTCTTCCACTCTTCTATGTGTATGACTCATATCTGATGAACTCGCAACAGTGGGCCAAACtgctaaaacacacagagagtaaCAGCATCAGGGACACCCCATATGATGCCATCTTCATCGCTTTGCTGGTTGAGGAGAGACACAAGAGGGATATCCTTACTGCCGGTTTTGATGGTGTCTACACTTACTTTGCTACTAATGGATTTTCCTATGGCTCCACTCAGCGGAACTGGGACTCTATAAAAGCTTTTTGTGAAGACAACAACCTGATATTCATCCCAAGTGTGGGCCCTGGGTATATTGACACAAGCATTCGACCCTGGAACTTCCAAAACACTCGAAACCGCATCAACGGCAAATACTATGAGACCTCGCTGAGTGCTGCTTTACAGGCAAGGCCTGATTTTATCTCTATAACATCTTTTAATGAATGGCACGAGGGGACCCAGATCGAAACGGCAATTCCCAAAACAAGCCAGACTGTGTATCTGGACTACCTGCCCAATAAACCCTCAATCTACCTGGAGATAACTCGAAAATGGGCTGCAATATTTGGTGGTGAGCGACGGAAATGGCAGGAATGA
- the fhl5 gene encoding four and a half LIM domains protein 5 — MSTNERFDCHYCKDSLLGKKYIMKEDTQYCTKCYENLFANCCEGCSLPIGCNCKDLSYKDRHWHELCFKCGKCSRSLVEKAFAAKDDLLLCTECYANDYSSKCTTCKKTIMPGSRKMEYKGNSWHETCFLCHRCQQPIGTKSFIPKDAGYFCVSCFEKQFAYQCCACKKAITTGGVTYQDKPWHRECFLCIGCRKQLSGQRFTSRENYPYCLECFSNLYAKKCVGCTKPITSLAGAKYISFEERQWHSECFTCTQCSVSLVGRGFLTQRDNILCTDCGREK; from the exons atGTCCACCAACGAGCGTTTCGACTGCCATTACTGCAAAGACTCCCTGCTGGGGAAGAAGTACATAATGAAAGAGGACACGCAGTACTGCACTAAGTGCTATGAGAACTTGTTTGCGAACTGCTGTGAGGGCTGCTCTTTACCAATTGGCTGCAACTGCAAG GACTTGTCCTACAAGGATCGTCACTGGCACGAGCTGTGTTTCAAGTGCGGGAAGTGCAGCCGCTCTCTGGTGGAAAAGGCCTTTGCCGCAAAAGATGACTTGTTGCTCTGCACTGAATGCTACGCCAATGATTACTCCTCCAAGTGCACCACCTGCAAGAAAACCATCATGCCAG GTTCCCGCAAAATGGAATACAAGGGGAACAGCTGGCATGAGACCTGCTTCCTGTGCCACCGCTGCCAGCAGCCAATAGGAACCAAGTCCTTCATCCCAAAAGATGCTGGTTACTTCTGTGTGTCCTGCTTCGAGAAGCAGTTTGCCTACCAGTGCTGTGCTTGTAAGAAG GCGATCACTACAGGTGGAGTGACATACCAAGACAAGCCCTGGCACCGCGAGTGTTTCCTATGCATCGGCTGCAGAAAGCAGCTGTCGGGTCAGCGCTTCACCTCCAGGGAAAACTACCCCTATTGCCTCGAATGCTTCAGCAACCTGTATGCAAAGAAGTGTGTGGGCTGCACCAAGCCCATCACCA GTCTGGCAGGGGCCAAGTACATCTCTTTCGAGGAGCGCCAGTGGCACAGTGAGTGTTTCACCTGCACGCAGTGCTCAGTGTCCCTGGTGGGACGTGGCTTCCTCACCCAGCGAGACAACATCTTGTGCACCGACTGCGGCAGGGAGAAGTGA
- the fut9a gene encoding 4-galactosyl-N-acetylglucosaminide 3-alpha-L-fucosyltransferase 9, with amino-acid sequence MPSAPFHRILRPLLLGTFILGCFVTLFLMYFKPSTSWLSGPVESTASTDRVKNLFSTKSDKNVTTVLIWLWPFGQTYDLSVCSSLFNIEGCFITADRNLYNKSDGVVIHHRDICTDLSNLPPLQRPSFQKWIWMNLESPSHSSQLPGIENLFNLTLNYRQDADIEVPYGSIVAAEGEEDFVPPSKNKLICWIVSNWNQDHVRVKYYNELYKHIEVHAYGQAFGEYISDQDYFPTIASCKFYLAFENSIHKDYITEKLYNPLSVGTVPVVLGPPRQNYENFIQGDAFIHVDDFTSPKELADYLLLLDKNEEMYLRYFEWRRHFKVKKAYFWAEHTCLACDYLRRHKEYKAFNNLDKWYWGG; translated from the coding sequence ATGCCATCTGCACCTTTTCACAGAATCCTACGACCCCTCCTGCTCGGCACATTCATACTGGGATGCTTTGTGACCCtgtttttgatgtattttaaaCCATCCACCAGCTGGTTATCGGGTCCTGTAGAGTCAACGGCGTCCACAGACCGGGTCAAGAACCTCTTCTCCACCAAGAGCGACAAAAACGTAACCACCGTGCTGATCTGGCTCTGGCCCTTCGGACAAACCTACGACCTGAGCgtgtgcagctctctcttcaACATCGAGGGCTGCTTCATCACTGCGGACAGGAACCTGTACAACAAGTCAGATGGGGTCGTCATCCATCACCGAGACATCTGCACTGACCTCTCCAACCTGCCGCCGCTGCAGCGACCGTCCTTCCAGAAGTGGATATGGATGAACTTGGAGTCGCCGTCGCACTCCTCCCAGCTGCCCGGGATCGAGAACCTGTTCAACCTGACTCTCAATTACCGTCAGGATGCTGACATTGAAGTGCCTTATGGGTCCATCGTAGCAgcggagggagaggaagacttTGTCCCGCCcagcaaaaacaagctgatCTGCTGGATTGTGAGCAACTGGAACCAGGACCACGTGCGAGTGAAATACTACAATGAGCTGTACAAACACATTGAGGTTCATGCGTATGGACAAGCCTTCGGGGAGTACATCTCCGACCAAGACTACTTCCCCACCATCGCCAGCTGTAAGTTCTACCTGGCTTTCGAGAACTCCATCCACAAGGACTACATTACTGAAAAACTGTACAACCCGCTCTCTGTGGGGACGGTGCCAGTGGTTCTCGGCCCACCCAGGCAGAACTACGAGAACTTTATCCAGGGAGACGCCTTCATCCACGTGGACGACTTCACCTCGCCCAAGGAGCTGGCTGATTACCTGCTGCTCCTGGACAAGAACGAGGAAATGTACCTCAGGTACTTTGAGTGGCGGCGGCACTTTAAAGTAAAGAAGGCCTATTTCTGGGCAGAGCACACATGCCTGGCTTGTGATTACCTGCGCAGGCACAAGGAGTACAAGGCATTCAATAACCTTGACAAGTGGTACTGGGGTGGATAG
- the manea gene encoding glycoprotein endo-alpha-1,2-mannosidase isoform X2 yields the protein MASGQFGMEVVPRTKTEIQRENNKKPDQIKMNDSAQSDKDAELEATLRKFPPPNYYLHAFYYIWFGNPEFDGKYIHWDHVQLPHWDFKVAQGYPQGRHIPPDDIGSNFYPSLGAYSSRDPSVIEAHMQQLRTAAIGVMAVSWYPPDLKDDNGEPLDGIVPLLLEVANKYHIKVAFHIEPYKGRDEVTMFTNVKYIIEKYGEHPAFFKYRTNTGKLLPLFYVYDSYLMNSQQWAKLLKHTESNSIRDTPYDAIFIALLVEERHKRDILTAGFDGVYTYFATNGFSYGSTQRNWDSIKAFCEDNNLIFIPSVGPGYIDTSIRPWNFQNTRNRINGKYYETSLSAALQARPDFISITSFNEWHEGTQIETAIPKTSQTVYLDYLPNKPSIYLEITRKWAAIFGGERRKWQE from the exons ATGGCAAG CGGCCAGTTTGGTATGGAGGTGGTCCCGCGCACAAAGACTGAGATCCAgagggaaaacaacaaaaagcctGACCAGATCAAAATGAATGACTCTGCTCAGTCGGACAAAGATGCAGAACTGGAAGCTACTCTGAGGAAGTTTCCTCCCCCAAACTACTACCTCCACGCCTTCTACTACATATGGTTTGGGAACCCCGAGTTTGACGGCAAGTATATCCACTGGGACCACGTGCAGCTGCCACACTGGGACTTTAAGGTGGCACAGGGGTATCCGCAAGGGAGACACATCCCACCTGATGACATCGGGTCCAACTTCTACCCCTCTCTGGGGGCTTACAGTTCCAGGGATCCCTCTGTTATAGAGGCTCATATGCAGCAGCTGCGCACAGCAGCCATTG GAGTCATGGCGGTTTCCTGGTATCCTCCTGATTTGAAGGATGATAATGGTGAGCCATTGGATGGCATTGTGCCTTTGTTGCTGGAAGTGGCCAATAAGTACCATATTAAG GTAGCGTTTCACATTGAACCATACAAAGGAAGAGATGAAGTCACCATGTTCACTAATGTCAAATACATTATTGAGAA ATACGGAGAGCACCCTGCTTTCTTCAAGTACCGGACAAACACTGGCAAGCTTCTTCCACTCTTCTATGTGTATGACTCATATCTGATGAACTCGCAACAGTGGGCCAAACtgctaaaacacacagagagtaaCAGCATCAGGGACACCCCATATGATGCCATCTTCATCGCTTTGCTGGTTGAGGAGAGACACAAGAGGGATATCCTTACTGCCGGTTTTGATGGTGTCTACACTTACTTTGCTACTAATGGATTTTCCTATGGCTCCACTCAGCGGAACTGGGACTCTATAAAAGCTTTTTGTGAAGACAACAACCTGATATTCATCCCAAGTGTGGGCCCTGGGTATATTGACACAAGCATTCGACCCTGGAACTTCCAAAACACTCGAAACCGCATCAACGGCAAATACTATGAGACCTCGCTGAGTGCTGCTTTACAGGCAAGGCCTGATTTTATCTCTATAACATCTTTTAATGAATGGCACGAGGGGACCCAGATCGAAACGGCAATTCCCAAAACAAGCCAGACTGTGTATCTGGACTACCTGCCCAATAAACCCTCAATCTACCTGGAGATAACTCGAAAATGGGCTGCAATATTTGGTGGTGAGCGACGGAAATGGCAGGAATGA
- the LOC121617956 gene encoding serine/threonine-protein phosphatase PP1-beta catalytic subunit-like has protein sequence MAEGELNVDSLISRLLEVRGCRPGKIVQMTEAEVRGLCIKSREIFLSQPILLELEAPLKICGDIHGQYTDLLRLFEYGGFPPEANYLFLGDYVDRGKQSLETICLLLAYKIKYPENFFLLRGNHECASINRIYGFYDECKRRFNIKLWKTFTDCFNCLPIAAIIDEKIFCCHGGLSPDLQSMEQIRRIMRPTDVPDTGLLCDLLWSDPDKDVQGWGENDRGVSFTFGADVVSKFLNRHDLDLICRAHQVVEDGYEFFAKRQLVTLFSAPNYCGEFDNAGGMMSVDESLMCSFQILKPSEKKAKYQYGGVNSGRPVTPPRTAQAPKKR, from the exons ATGGCGGAGGGTGAATTGAACGTGGACAGCCTCATCTCTCGGCTCCTGGAAG tacgGGGATGTCGCCCGGGGAAGATAGTCCAgatgacagaggcagaggtgcGCGGCCTCTGCATCAAATCCAGGGAGATCTTCCTCAGCCAGCCCATCCTGCTGGAGCTTGAGGCACCCCTGAAGATCTGTG GTGATATCCATGGGCAGTACACAGATCTGCTGCGGTTGTTTGAGTATGGTGGCTTCCCTCCAGAGGCAAACTACCTTTTCCTGGGTGACTATGTGGACAGAGGGAAACAGTCCCTGGAAACCATCTGCCTTCTGTTGGCATACAAGATCAAATACCCAGAGAACTTTTTCCTGCTCAGGGGCAACCATGAGTGTGCTTCCATCAACCGCATCTACGGTTTCTACGATGAGT GCAAGCGCAGGTTCAATATTAAGTTGTGGAAGACCTTCACTGACTGCTTTAACTGCCTCCCCATTGCTGCTATCATTGATGAGAAGATCTTCTGCTGCCATGGAG gGCTATCGCCTGATTTGCAGTCAATGGAGCAAATTCGCAGGATCATGAGGCCCACAGATGTGCCTGATACAG GCCTGCTGTGTGACCTGTTGTGGTCGGACCCAGATAAGGATGTACAAGGTTGGGGAGAGAACGACCGCGGAGTCTCGTTCACCTTTGGGGCAGATGTGGTCAGCAAGTTTCTAAACCGCCATGACCTGGACCTCATCTGCAGAGCCCACCAG GTTGTGGAGGATGGTTACGAGTTCTTTGCCAAACGCCAACTGGTCACACTTTTCTCTGCTCCAAACTACTGCGGGGAGTTTGACAATGCAGGCGGCATGATGAGTGTTGACGAATCTCTCATGTGCTCCTTCCAG ATCCTCAAGCCCTCAGAGAAGAAGGCCAAGTACCAGTATGGTGGTGTAAATTCTGGTCGGCCCGTCACCCCACCCCGCACCGCCCAAGCCCCCAAGAAGAGGTGA